The Cetobacterium sp. 8H genome segment GTTGGAGATAAAAATGAGATCTACCTTTTTGTTGATTCATTACTACAAAACAGGGTAACATCAGATATAGTAACAAAGAAGTTTTTCGAAATAGGGAAAGAACTTAATTTTAGAGAAAGAATAGATGAGTTAGATTTTACAAAAGTAGTACTAGGAACAGGTTTTGAATACTTTGATGTTTTAACTATTAAAGAGTTAGCAGAAAAATTAACTGGTGAATTAGTAGAATTTACTAACTATAAAAAATATATAAACATAAGGTTAGATAATACTTTATGGAAAAGTAAGTATTTAGAACTATATAAAGGTCTATTAGCTGCAATAAATCTTCTACAGCTTAGAAAAGATTTAAGAGTAAATGATGTGGATAATCTTAATGAACTTTATAAAAATTACACAGAGGATTACTATAAGATAGATAGATATTATAGAGAGTTCTTCCACTCGTATGATATGGGAAAATCTACTGAAATAAATGGTGTACTAGATAAACTGCAACATATGATAAGTACTTTCTACGAAAAGGAGTATTTAGAACCTCTTTTAAATGTATGGAGTACTCATATTGATAAAAAAGATAAACTTCCTCAGCAAAGAGATTTTTATAAAAATCATGTTAAAAAATCAGATACAAGGGTAGCTGTTATAATTTCAGATGCACTTAGATATGAGGTAGGAAGTGAAATAAAAGAGAAACTGTTAAAAGAGGCAAATACAAAGGAGATTAGTTTAACGGGTATGTTAACAAGTTTACCAAGTATTACAAGCTTAGGAATGGCAAGTCTTTTACCTTTCAGTGAGACTTTAAATTTTGATATATCTGAAAGAAAGGTAACTTTAAAGGGAATAGATACGAGAAGTACAGAAAATAGAGAAAATATATTGCAACTTGAGGAAAAAGAATCTTCAGCTACTACTTTTGATATTTTTAAAAATATGTATAGAAATGAGCAAGAGGAGTATATAAAAGGAAAAAAAGTTATATATATATACCATGATACAATTGATGCAATAGGAGATAAAGGTAAAACAGAGAGCAAAACTTTTGAGGCTGCAGAAACAGCAGTTTCAGATATAGTTGGAATGGGAAAACTACTATCTAGTTTAGGAGTAGTTAATATCTATGTAACTAGTGATCATGGATTCCTTTACGAGAGAAAAGAGATTGAAGAGCACGATAAGCTAGAGTTAAAAAATAGCTATTCAATACTTGGAAAAAGATATGCTTTATCTTCAGAAAGGTATGAGGAGAAGGGTTGTATAACACTGGATTTAGGTGGCTATTATGGTGTGTTCCCTGAAAAAAATCAGAGAATAAAAAGTTTAGGAAGCGGTCTTCAATTTGTTCATGGAGGAATAAGTCCACAAGAGATGATAGTCCCTCTTATTAAATATCGTAGCGGTACAAATTCTACAAAATCTAGAAAAGTTAATGTAAAGTTAAAAGAGAGTGTTGGAAAGATAACATCAAATATTTCAAAATTTGGAGTTTATCAACTAGACCCAATTAGCATAGGGAATAAAGTTGTCGAAAGAGATGTGGCAATCGCTCTTTATACTTTAAATGGGGTTAAAGTTAGTACAGAGGAAAAGATAAGATTAAATGCTACAGAGGAGAATAAACTATATAATTTTAGACTTACTCTAAGTGGAACTCATGAAAAAGTATTATTAAAAGTCATAGATTTAGACAATGGGGATATATTAGATTCAAAAGAGTATGAGGTAAACTTAAGTATAGCATCAGAATTTGATTTTTAAGGGGATAAAAAATGGAGATAAATAAAATTGCAAATGAAGCTTTTGAAGGAAAGATTGTAAGAAAGGATTTGGTTTCTAAGATAAAAGGTGGGGCAAATGTCCCTGTCTATGTTCTTGAATATCTTTTGGGAATGTACTGTAATAGCGTGGATGAGGATAGTATAACAGAGGGAATGGAGAAAGTTAAAAAAATCCTAGCTGAAAACTATGTAAGACCAGATGAAGCTGAAAAAGTTAAATCTAAAATAAAAGAGATTGGAAGTTATACAGTAATAGATAAGGTTTCGGTAAAACTAAATGAAAAAAAAGATAGATATGAAGGGGAACTTTCAAATTTGGGAGTTGTAGGCATAGATGTTGCAGGAGCATATATAAAAGAGTATGAAAAGTTATTATGTGGTGGAATATGGTGTATATTGACTTTAAGCTATGATTTTGATGAGTTATCTATGGGAGATACACCTTTTAAATTAGAAAAGCTAAAACCAATACAGATAGCAAATCTAAATATGAATGAGGTATATGAGGGAAGAAGAAGGTTTTCCAAAGAGGAATGGATAAAGTTTATTTTAAGATCTACAGGAATGGAGCCAGATTTTTTTAATGAGGAAGCGAAGTGGCATATGCTTGGAAGAATGGCACCTTTAGTGGAAAATAACTATAATATGTGTGAGTTAGGTCCAAGAGGAACAGGGAAATCATACATATATAAAGAGATAAGTCCAAACTCTATTTTACTATCTGGAGGACAAACAACGGTAGCTAATCTATTTTATAATATGGCGAAAAAACAGATTGGACTTGTTGGGTATTGGGATGTAGTTGCTTTTGATGAAATAGCTGGAATAAAGTTTAAAGATAAAGATGGTATTCAGATTATGAAGGACTTTATGGCAAGTGGATCTTTTGCAAGGGGAAAAGAGGAGAAAAATGCAAATGCATCTATGGTTTTTGTGGGAAATGTTAATCAAAGTATAGATGTATTAGTAAAAACATCTCATCTTCTTATAGATTTTCCACCTGAAATGAATAATGATTCTGCCTTTTTTGATAGAATGCATAGCTATGTTCCAGGATGGGAGATTCCTAAACTAAGTCCTGCATCTTTTACTAAAGAGTATGGATTTATAGTGGACTATATGGCAGAGATTTTTAGAGAGTTAAGAAAAATATCTTATGGAGATGCTTTAGATAGATTCTTCATATTAGGTAGAGACTTAAATCAAAGGGATACAATTGGAGTTAGAAAAACAGTTTCAGCACTTATAAAGCTGCTTTATCCTCATGGAGAGTTTACAAAAGAGGATGTAGAAGAGGTATTGGTAAAAGCTTTAGCTTATAGAAGAAGAGTTAAAGAGCAGCTTAAAAAGATGGCAGGAATGGAGTTCTTCGCTACAAATTTTTCATATATAGATAGAGAAAGTGGAGAGGAAACTTATGTAAACCTAAATGAACAAGGTGGCAGTAAGCTTATACCTGATGGTCCTTTAAAAGATGGATCTCTTTATACAATTGGGGCATCAATGAACAATACACTGGGGCTTTATAAAATAGAGGGACAGATTTCTTCAGGAAGAGGTAGAGTAACAGTTGCAGATAATAAGTATAGAAAGAGCTTTGAAAACTCTTTTAATTATCTGAAAATAAACTCTAAGAGAGTTAGTGGGGCTATTAATATATCTGAAAAAGAGTTTTATTTAACTGTGGTGGATGAAAAAAATGTGGGGGTTTCAGAAAATCTTACACTTGGTGGTTTTATTGCAATGTGTTCAAGTGCCTTAAATAGACAAGTTTTATCACAAACTGTAATTTTAGGAGATATGGCATTATCTGGAAGTGTAATAAAAGTATCTGAACTAGCTAATACTTTGCAAATAGCAAGGGAGGCTGGAGCTAAAAAAGCGTTAATTCCTATTTCAAATGCTGTAGATTTAGCAACTTTACCACCAGATATACTAGCAGATGTACAACCAATATTCTATCAAGATCCAATAGATGCAGTGCAAAAAGCTCTCGGTTTCATGTAATAATTAATAGTGAAGAGAGGTAAAAAAATGGAGTATAAAGCGATAACAGGAGAAAATTTCTATTATCAAGAGTTAAAAAATGCAGCAAGATATCTACTTAAAAATTCTAATATTGAAAATATGAGAGAGGTATTTAAAGAGGAGGATATTCTTGATTGTACAAGTGAAAGTAACTTTCAAAAGAAATTTTTAGCTATAAATAAAAGAGTGAAGCACCTAACAGAGGAGTTAATGTATCAATTAGTAAATGGAGACTCAAATACAGGTAAATTTATAACTTTATATACTATATTATGTGCAGAAAGGTTTCTTTTAGAGTTTCTAGATGAAGTTATTTGTGACAAGTATAGGCATTATGACTACTCTTTAAAAGAGAGTGATATTCAAACTTTTATGAATTTAAAAGCTGAGCAATCTGAAGTAGTTGAAAAATGGAGCGAGTCTGGAAAGAAAAAAATGATAGTAAAAATCAAAAACTTTTTTAGTGAAGGTGGCTATTTATATAAGGAGGAGGAAAAACTATATAAGATAGTTAGACCTGTAATCCTATCTGAAACAATAGATGAGATGAAAAAAGAGGGCAATAGAAGCGTAGTTAAGGCAATGCTTTATTGATAGGTGGAGAGATGGAAAGTATAAATGAGAGATTAAAAAAATTAGTAAAAAAAGTTTCAAGTGATGAGTTTTATAACAATAGAGGACTTGCAAATGAAGTTCCATTTTATATTTTTGATTATGATCCTAAAGAGGAGATTTTGATTAGACATTTTGTAAAAAATACATTTCTACCAGAGTTTTCGGAGGATAATAGATTAAATGTAGTAGAGATAGATCTTTTTGAACTACTATTAGAGAGTATGAGAAATGATAATATTTTAGATAAATCTTTTGCACTAGAGGAGAAAAAGGGAACTCAGTTTCTATATGAAAAACTAAAGAAAAGTTTTAACTCAGAGATTATTATAAAGTATATAGAGGGAAAAAGTAGAGGGAAAAACTTAGTTGTAATAACTGGAATAGGAAAAGTTTATCCTATTGTAAGAACTCACACAGTTCTTAATAACTTACAGAACATATTTGATCACACAAAGGTATTGCTGTTTTTTCCTGGAGAGTATACAAGTGTAGATTTAAGACTATTTGGATTTAAGGATAATAACTATTATAGAGCCTTTAGAATATAGAAATGGAAAAATCACAATTTTAAATAAGGAGGGTTAGATGAAAGTAAAAAATATACATTTTAAAAACCATAAAGTTTTAAAAAATTTAGAGATAGATTTTATTAATAACGGGGAAGTTCTTAATAATATAGTTATAGCAGGTATTAATGGAAGTGGAAAAACAAATCTTTTAAAATATATCTATGATTATTTTGATAAAAATTATTATTATAATAATGATTTAACAAACTCTATAAAGTTTGTATTTGAAAAAGAAGAGGAAGAAATAAACGAGCTTATTTATAATAATTTATTTAATTCATTGAAATTATATGAACATAATAGATTACATAATCCAGAGGATCCTAACTTTAAACTATTAAATAACTCTTTAAAAATTCTACCTAAGATTATATATATACCAACAGAGATTAACTTTCAAAACATTCAAACGACAACTAATATGTTAGAAAGAAAATACGAGTTTTTAAATATTGTAGATACAAATTTAATCTCAAATATAGCTTCATATATAGCAACAAGAGTTACATATATTAGTAATACAGAGGAAGATTTAACTGGAAAAGAGGTAAGAGAAAAGGTAGCCAAAGAGATTAATGATATCTTTTCAATTTTGGATTTAGATATAAAGCTACAAGGACTTTCTAGGGATGAAAGAAGCATGCCTATTTTTTCAAATTCAATTGGTGAAGAGTTTGATATAAATGATTTATCTTCTGGAGAAAAACAACTTTTTGTAAGGACTTTAGCTATAAAAATGTTAGAACCTGAAAATTCTATTATTTTAATAGATGAGCCAGAACTATCTTTACACCCAAAGTGGCAACAAAAGATACTTGAAGTTTATAAAAAAATAGGAAAAAATAATCAAATTATTATAGCAACACATTCGCCTCATATATTAGGTAGTGTTCCTAAAGAA includes the following:
- a CDS encoding BrxA family protein → MEYKAITGENFYYQELKNAARYLLKNSNIENMREVFKEEDILDCTSESNFQKKFLAINKRVKHLTEELMYQLVNGDSNTGKFITLYTILCAERFLLEFLDEVICDKYRHYDYSLKESDIQTFMNLKAEQSEVVEKWSESGKKKMIVKIKNFFSEGGYLYKEEEKLYKIVRPVILSETIDEMKKEGNRSVVKAMLY
- a CDS encoding DUF1788 domain-containing protein, whose translation is MESINERLKKLVKKVSSDEFYNNRGLANEVPFYIFDYDPKEEILIRHFVKNTFLPEFSEDNRLNVVEIDLFELLLESMRNDNILDKSFALEEKKGTQFLYEKLKKSFNSEIIIKYIEGKSRGKNLVVITGIGKVYPIVRTHTVLNNLQNIFDHTKVLLFFPGEYTSVDLRLFGFKDNNYYRAFRI
- the brxL gene encoding protease Lon-related BREX system protein BrxL; amino-acid sequence: MEINKIANEAFEGKIVRKDLVSKIKGGANVPVYVLEYLLGMYCNSVDEDSITEGMEKVKKILAENYVRPDEAEKVKSKIKEIGSYTVIDKVSVKLNEKKDRYEGELSNLGVVGIDVAGAYIKEYEKLLCGGIWCILTLSYDFDELSMGDTPFKLEKLKPIQIANLNMNEVYEGRRRFSKEEWIKFILRSTGMEPDFFNEEAKWHMLGRMAPLVENNYNMCELGPRGTGKSYIYKEISPNSILLSGGQTTVANLFYNMAKKQIGLVGYWDVVAFDEIAGIKFKDKDGIQIMKDFMASGSFARGKEEKNANASMVFVGNVNQSIDVLVKTSHLLIDFPPEMNNDSAFFDRMHSYVPGWEIPKLSPASFTKEYGFIVDYMAEIFRELRKISYGDALDRFFILGRDLNQRDTIGVRKTVSALIKLLYPHGEFTKEDVEEVLVKALAYRRRVKEQLKKMAGMEFFATNFSYIDRESGEETYVNLNEQGGSKLIPDGPLKDGSLYTIGASMNNTLGLYKIEGQISSGRGRVTVADNKYRKSFENSFNYLKINSKRVSGAINISEKEFYLTVVDEKNVGVSENLTLGGFIAMCSSALNRQVLSQTVILGDMALSGSVIKVSELANTLQIAREAGAKKALIPISNAVDLATLPPDILADVQPIFYQDPIDAVQKALGFM
- a CDS encoding AAA family ATPase; the protein is MKVKNIHFKNHKVLKNLEIDFINNGEVLNNIVIAGINGSGKTNLLKYIYDYFDKNYYYNNDLTNSIKFVFEKEEEEINELIYNNLFNSLKLYEHNRLHNPEDPNFKLLNNSLKILPKIIYIPTEINFQNIQTTTNMLERKYEFLNIVDTNLISNIASYIATRVTYISNTEEDLTGKEVREKVAKEINDIFSILDLDIKLQGLSRDERSMPIFSNSIGEEFDINDLSSGEKQLFVRTLAIKMLEPENSIILIDEPELSLHPKWQQKILEVYKKIGKNNQIIIATHSPHILGSVPKENLIILTRDENGEIKALKDENLYSSLGQPVDRILEDIMGLETTRDPKIFSSLNKLRELVNNNQYDSDEFKNLMKEMTLTLGNTDGDLMLIKMDVNIRRKQRGE
- the pglZ gene encoding BREX-1 system phosphatase PglZ type A, producing the protein VGDKNEIYLFVDSLLQNRVTSDIVTKKFFEIGKELNFRERIDELDFTKVVLGTGFEYFDVLTIKELAEKLTGELVEFTNYKKYINIRLDNTLWKSKYLELYKGLLAAINLLQLRKDLRVNDVDNLNELYKNYTEDYYKIDRYYREFFHSYDMGKSTEINGVLDKLQHMISTFYEKEYLEPLLNVWSTHIDKKDKLPQQRDFYKNHVKKSDTRVAVIISDALRYEVGSEIKEKLLKEANTKEISLTGMLTSLPSITSLGMASLLPFSETLNFDISERKVTLKGIDTRSTENRENILQLEEKESSATTFDIFKNMYRNEQEEYIKGKKVIYIYHDTIDAIGDKGKTESKTFEAAETAVSDIVGMGKLLSSLGVVNIYVTSDHGFLYERKEIEEHDKLELKNSYSILGKRYALSSERYEEKGCITLDLGGYYGVFPEKNQRIKSLGSGLQFVHGGISPQEMIVPLIKYRSGTNSTKSRKVNVKLKESVGKITSNISKFGVYQLDPISIGNKVVERDVAIALYTLNGVKVSTEEKIRLNATEENKLYNFRLTLSGTHEKVLLKVIDLDNGDILDSKEYEVNLSIASEFDF